In one Paenibacillus sp. JQZ6Y-1 genomic region, the following are encoded:
- the hemY gene encoding protoporphyrinogen oxidase has protein sequence MTSSARRIAIIGGGITGMSAAFYLRKFFREQELSPQITIVEQSGSLGGKVHTLHKDGFVIEKGPDSYLARKTAMTELAQEVGLGDDLVTTNPNAKKTYILHDGQLHPMPSGLVLGIPTELRPFMESDLISMDGKIRALEDFLLPAKMDGNDESLGDFIERRLGKEVLENVTEPLLAGIYAGDTRKLSLQATFPQFGVVEREYGSLIKGMNTGRKPVETHTGTKKSTFYTFKNGLQSLTDRLEQELAIDVECKLNTGAESIRYENGLYTITLSDGSTLEAEHVVVTVPAFAASPLLKGHVDTTALDQINYVSVANVVMAFDRKDIETEYDGSGFLVPRKEGRTITACTWTSTKWLHTSPDDRVLMRFYVGRDGQEQIVDESDEQITAKVLHDMRELMGIEATPLFTEITRLRRSMPQYPVGHMDSISALRSQLAEERPGMLLLGAGYDGVGLPDCIRTARDAAQLEAQRTVSSRVLN, from the coding sequence ATGACATCATCCGCACGGCGTATCGCTATTATCGGAGGAGGGATCACGGGAATGAGCGCAGCGTTTTATCTGCGCAAGTTTTTCCGTGAACAGGAGTTGTCGCCACAGATTACGATTGTGGAACAGTCCGGCTCACTTGGCGGTAAAGTGCATACGCTGCACAAGGACGGTTTTGTAATCGAAAAAGGACCGGATTCGTATCTGGCGCGCAAGACAGCCATGACCGAACTGGCACAGGAGGTTGGATTGGGCGACGATCTCGTTACAACCAACCCGAATGCGAAGAAAACGTATATTTTGCATGACGGACAGCTGCATCCGATGCCGTCGGGGCTGGTACTCGGTATTCCGACTGAGCTGCGTCCATTTATGGAAAGTGATCTAATCTCTATGGATGGCAAAATTCGGGCGCTGGAAGATTTTCTACTGCCTGCCAAAATGGACGGAAACGATGAGTCGCTAGGCGATTTTATCGAGCGTCGTCTGGGCAAGGAAGTATTAGAAAATGTGACTGAGCCGCTGCTGGCAGGCATTTATGCTGGCGATACGCGCAAGCTGAGTTTGCAGGCAACATTTCCGCAATTCGGTGTCGTGGAACGCGAGTACGGTAGCCTGATCAAAGGCATGAATACCGGACGCAAGCCAGTCGAGACGCATACCGGTACGAAGAAGAGTACATTTTATACTTTCAAAAACGGTCTGCAAAGTCTAACCGATCGGTTGGAGCAAGAATTGGCGATCGATGTGGAATGCAAGCTGAACACTGGCGCAGAATCGATTCGCTACGAGAACGGTCTGTATACGATCACGCTTAGCGATGGTAGTACGCTGGAAGCAGAGCATGTTGTAGTCACAGTGCCTGCTTTTGCTGCTTCGCCGCTGTTAAAAGGGCATGTGGATACGACTGCGTTGGATCAAATCAACTATGTATCGGTTGCCAATGTCGTAATGGCATTTGACCGTAAAGACATTGAAACGGAATACGATGGTTCTGGCTTCCTCGTTCCACGTAAGGAAGGTCGTACGATCACGGCTTGCACATGGACATCGACCAAATGGCTGCATACTAGCCCAGATGATCGGGTACTGATGCGCTTTTATGTGGGTCGCGATGGACAGGAGCAGATTGTCGACGAGTCTGATGAACAGATTACAGCAAAAGTATTGCATGATATGCGCGAGTTGATGGGCATTGAGGCAACGCCGCTGTTTACTGAGATTACGCGTCTGCGCCGTTCGATGCCGCAGTATCCGGTCGGTCATATGGATAGCATTAGCGCGTTGCGCAGCCAATTAGCTGAGGAACGCCCAGGTATGCTGCTGTTGGGTGCAGGTTATGACGGTGTAGGTTTGCCAGACTGCATTCGTACCGCTAGAGATGCCGCTCAACTGGAAGCTCAGCGTACCGTGTCGTCACGCGTATTGAACTAA
- a CDS encoding PTS sugar transporter subunit IIA has protein sequence MSSHSNHQTGDHTEADHQDNHNEEVGVKKESIHALTDILTPQSIVFQLAGDTQDDIIDELIDVLDREDILTSKSQFKQAILEREQESSTGIGMNVAMPHGKSDAVKQPRIVFGMKREGVNWNSADGTEVRLIFMIAAPIEGESDAHLKLLQMLSRKLMDDSFRERLLSVQSNQEAYEVLSEVR, from the coding sequence ATGAGTTCACATTCCAATCATCAGACTGGTGATCATACAGAGGCTGATCATCAGGATAATCATAACGAAGAGGTCGGTGTGAAAAAGGAAAGCATTCATGCGTTAACCGATATTCTCACACCCCAGTCCATCGTATTTCAGCTTGCAGGTGATACACAGGATGATATTATTGACGAACTGATCGACGTGCTGGATCGGGAAGACATCCTAACGTCCAAATCGCAATTCAAGCAGGCGATTCTGGAGCGCGAACAGGAAAGCTCAACTGGCATTGGGATGAATGTTGCGATGCCGCATGGCAAATCGGATGCTGTGAAGCAGCCGCGTATCGTATTCGGGATGAAACGTGAAGGTGTGAATTGGAATAGTGCAGACGGCACTGAAGTACGTCTTATATTCATGATCGCCGCACCGATTGAGGGTGAAAGTGATGCCCATCTAAAACTATTGCAAATGCTGTCTCGCAAGCTGATGGACGATTCCTTCCGAGAACGCCTATTGTCGGTACAATCGAATCAGGAAGCATATGAGGTATTGTCTGAGGTGCGTTAA
- a CDS encoding CapA family protein — MYSTRSEQNRHQRQEAIRRRKRRFRRWLLLNTVLVAAVVLVGMVYWMNEHSQSGSQTIAAATTSMPQGVAEEPHDAPTSSDTATMEDESGDLLPESESGALPTDNEQTPTDTEYPHASADTEEFTSETQPPSQEQGTSDESSSPEQSASNDTDADATNNPSPKTDDSAASTTPTLEPQTDTVPDGQTVTLHFGGDVMFSGKVGELLAQKGYDYPYEYVKKLFTSDDLTVVNLETPVTSSNTTAANKTYTFKSSPEALPHMAAAGIDAVNLANNHILDQGVSGLTDTIKQLDQSGVQYVGAGKDSTRAYQPVYVERKGIKIALLGFSRVIPEASWNAGKNQPGVATAYDATAAEAAIREAKSNADLVVVVAHWGVERSDTTVDHQTDLAHRFIDAGADLVVGGHPHVLQGLEQYKGKWIAYSTGNFIFTHSLTEKTWDTGVFEAVCSIKGECSMKVIPYTANLGQPVPMAEPQAQTLLQRLQSLSSNIRFDVKGNAIP, encoded by the coding sequence ATGTATTCAACACGATCAGAACAAAACCGCCACCAAAGACAGGAAGCAATACGGCGACGCAAGCGCCGATTCAGACGCTGGCTGCTGCTGAATACGGTGCTGGTCGCGGCGGTTGTCCTGGTTGGAATGGTATATTGGATGAATGAACACTCACAGTCTGGATCACAAACCATCGCTGCTGCGACAACGTCAATGCCGCAGGGGGTAGCAGAAGAACCTCATGATGCGCCGACATCGTCGGATACAGCGACTATGGAGGATGAATCCGGCGATCTTTTACCTGAATCGGAGTCTGGAGCGTTGCCTACTGACAATGAGCAGACACCAACCGATACGGAATATCCTCATGCTTCTGCTGATACAGAGGAGTTTACATCTGAGACACAGCCACCATCGCAAGAGCAAGGGACATCCGACGAATCATCCTCCCCAGAACAGTCAGCATCTAATGACACAGATGCAGATGCAACGAACAATCCTTCACCGAAAACGGATGATTCTGCTGCATCCACAACGCCAACGTTGGAGCCGCAAACCGATACGGTTCCTGATGGACAAACGGTCACGCTTCATTTTGGCGGTGATGTGATGTTTTCCGGCAAAGTAGGTGAATTGCTGGCGCAGAAAGGGTATGATTACCCATATGAATATGTGAAAAAGCTGTTCACATCGGATGATCTGACCGTTGTCAATTTGGAAACGCCAGTGACCAGCTCGAATACGACAGCAGCGAATAAAACGTATACCTTTAAGTCTTCCCCAGAAGCACTACCGCATATGGCAGCCGCAGGGATTGATGCCGTTAATCTGGCGAATAATCATATTCTGGATCAAGGTGTTAGCGGATTGACGGATACGATCAAGCAGCTTGATCAGAGCGGTGTACAATATGTCGGTGCTGGCAAAGACAGCACGCGTGCGTATCAGCCAGTCTATGTGGAACGAAAAGGGATCAAGATTGCGCTGCTTGGCTTCAGCCGTGTAATTCCAGAAGCAAGCTGGAATGCTGGCAAAAACCAGCCCGGCGTAGCGACTGCTTATGATGCAACCGCCGCTGAGGCTGCTATCCGTGAAGCCAAAAGCAATGCCGATTTGGTCGTTGTGGTAGCTCATTGGGGCGTAGAGCGTTCCGATACAACGGTCGATCATCAGACCGATCTGGCGCATCGCTTTATTGACGCAGGTGCCGATCTGGTTGTTGGCGGTCATCCACATGTGCTGCAAGGATTAGAGCAATACAAAGGCAAATGGATTGCCTACAGTACGGGTAATTTTATTTTCACTCATTCCTTAACTGAGAAAACTTGGGATACCGGCGTATTTGAGGCGGTATGCAGCATCAAGGGCGAATGTAGCATGAAGGTGATTCCGTATACCGCGAATCTTGGGCAACCGGTGCCGATGGCGGAACCACAGGCGCAGACACTATTGCAGCGATTGCAGAGTCTGTCCAGCAATATTCGCTTTGATGTAAAAGGGAATGCGATACCATAA
- a CDS encoding fumarylacetoacetate hydrolase family protein, with product MMSSIRNVYCVGRNYRLHAEELGNEVPTSPMIFLKPSHAAVPFTTDSLVLPTDQGEIHYEAELVVRIGREYEPGLSAEQLVDGVALGIDFTLRDVQSVLKKKGHPWTAAKGFKNSAPVTEFIPFPGDQGWLDNEFALLKNDQQMQLGSTKNMIFSLETIMEHIGETYGLSAGDIIFTGTPEGVGPVAAGDTFELIYAGQSVGTCRIAE from the coding sequence ATAATGAGTTCCATTCGCAACGTATACTGTGTAGGACGTAATTACCGGCTGCATGCCGAAGAACTAGGCAACGAGGTACCAACATCACCGATGATTTTTCTCAAGCCTTCCCACGCGGCAGTACCATTCACAACGGATTCTTTGGTGCTGCCTACCGATCAAGGCGAGATTCATTACGAAGCCGAGCTGGTGGTACGTATCGGACGAGAGTATGAACCGGGATTGTCTGCCGAGCAGCTCGTAGATGGTGTAGCACTGGGGATTGATTTTACATTGCGCGATGTACAAAGCGTACTCAAGAAAAAAGGGCATCCATGGACAGCGGCAAAAGGATTCAAAAACTCCGCACCTGTGACTGAATTTATTCCATTTCCCGGTGATCAAGGCTGGCTGGATAATGAATTTGCCCTACTGAAAAATGATCAACAGATGCAGCTCGGCTCCACGAAGAATATGATTTTCTCTCTGGAAACGATCATGGAACATATTGGTGAGACGTATGGATTGTCCGCAGGCGATATTATTTTCACTGGTACACCAGAAGGTGTAGGTCCGGTCGCGGCTGGCGATACATTTGAACTGATCTATGCTGGACAATCCGTCGGCACTTGTCGGATTGCTGAATGA
- a CDS encoding DUF92 domain-containing protein has protein sequence MDWLVGALCAGLISGLGYRKRWLSGSGACAAGIMGTIYYGAGNLLWFGLLIIFFISGSVLSKMKRERKRKMEQDYAKGSRRDAGQVFANGGLGMLLCIGHAIAPHPAWMLAFVGIMATVTADTWATEWGSLSRKPPRSVLNGRILEPGASGGISLRGTVAAAAGGLVIGIAAWVFSVISPVGNPYTEYSGGPDLIHGGWQIILAGLIGGLAGCFADSYLGATVQLMYRCQVCNKIVETTMHCGQPTVYARGWRWMNNDMVNAISSIVGGAVALLFLVI, from the coding sequence ATCGATTGGCTGGTCGGCGCGCTCTGTGCCGGCCTTATTTCCGGGTTGGGGTATCGCAAGCGCTGGTTGTCTGGCTCCGGTGCCTGTGCAGCAGGGATCATGGGTACGATTTATTACGGAGCAGGCAATTTGCTCTGGTTTGGGCTGCTGATTATTTTCTTCATTAGCGGCAGTGTATTATCGAAAATGAAGCGTGAACGTAAACGCAAAATGGAACAGGACTACGCCAAAGGCTCGCGACGCGATGCTGGACAGGTATTTGCGAACGGTGGACTGGGTATGTTGCTGTGTATTGGTCATGCCATTGCGCCACACCCGGCATGGATGCTGGCATTTGTCGGCATTATGGCAACGGTTACGGCAGACACATGGGCGACCGAATGGGGAAGCCTAAGCCGTAAGCCACCACGTTCGGTACTGAACGGACGTATACTGGAACCGGGGGCATCTGGTGGCATCTCACTTCGAGGCACGGTAGCAGCCGCAGCAGGCGGTCTAGTGATCGGAATTGCAGCGTGGGTGTTTTCGGTGATCTCTCCTGTGGGTAATCCTTATACTGAATATTCCGGCGGACCCGATCTAATACATGGAGGTTGGCAGATCATCCTAGCAGGCTTGATTGGAGGTCTGGCGGGTTGTTTTGCCGATTCGTATCTGGGGGCGACGGTACAGCTAATGTACCGCTGTCAGGTCTGCAACAAAATCGTGGAGACTACGATGCACTGCGGACAGCCAACCGTGTATGCACGCGGCTGGCGCTGGATGAACAACGATATGGTCAATGCGATCAGCTCCATTGTAGGCGGAGCGGTGGCGCTGCTGTTTTTAGTGATATAG
- a CDS encoding TetR/AcrR family transcriptional regulator encodes MSGTTGDKLDLILDAAYELFGLDGFYETKISDIAHRAGIAKGTVYLYFKSKEELCLAVTRRDCEQFLDNLEEALRSCTNMADQLYVIALHHMKYYFDRRHYTKLVFRAPNNDPELMAYMRQFMLRYMQIVLDVLEDGNVSHAQWCAESYIGMLDRVKMDLMFNPDFSEQQLHERTRFVADLFLQGCERQVNPEQ; translated from the coding sequence ATGAGCGGCACAACGGGAGACAAACTAGATTTAATATTGGATGCTGCTTATGAATTGTTTGGTCTGGACGGATTTTACGAGACCAAGATTTCGGATATTGCGCACCGGGCCGGTATCGCCAAGGGGACGGTCTATTTGTATTTTAAAAGTAAAGAGGAATTGTGCTTGGCGGTGACACGCCGCGATTGCGAACAGTTTCTTGATAATCTGGAGGAAGCGCTACGCTCCTGCACGAATATGGCGGATCAGCTGTATGTGATTGCACTCCATCATATGAAATACTATTTTGACCGTCGACATTATACAAAGCTCGTTTTCCGTGCACCGAACAACGATCCAGAGCTGATGGCATATATGCGCCAATTCATGCTTCGTTATATGCAGATTGTGCTGGATGTGCTGGAAGATGGCAACGTATCTCATGCACAATGGTGTGCCGAATCGTATATCGGTATGCTGGATCGTGTGAAAATGGACTTGATGTTTAATCCTGATTTTAGCGAGCAGCAGCTGCACGAGCGTACGCGCTTTGTCGCTGATCTGTTCTTGCAGGGCTGCGAACGACAGGTGAATCCTGAGCAGTAA
- a CDS encoding ABC-F family ATP-binding cassette domain-containing protein, whose product MNIMTVESLAKSFGDKILFEDASFGMDDRDKVGIIGVNGTGKSTFLKIIAGLEPPDSGKVVINNSVRVRYLAQNPPYDPEATVLRQVFEGGGEELQAVSAYMNVMEQLEQTPEDAGLQKQLVQVSHDMDRLDAWSLESEAKNVLSKLGITRYDALMGTLSGGQRKRVALATALIQPAELLILDEPTNHIDHDSVTWLEQYLQRRRGALLMITHDRYFLDRVATVMLELDQGRLYRYEANYSRYLELKAERMEREAATEDKRQNLLRRELAWIRRGAKARTTKQKARIDRFEQLKNDGPTRRNDQLEVSTISSRLGKQIIELDHVSLTLGGRELIHDLTYHAVAGDRIGIVGPNGRGKSTLLNLISGKLQPSSGQIITGQTVKFGYFTQEHQEMDETMRVIEYIKEAAEVVKTSDGSSITAAQMLERFLFTPSAQWTPIAKLSGGEKRRLYLLRVLMSAPNVLLLDEPTNDLDITTLTVLEDYLEEFPGVVLVVSHDRYFLDRTCEKMFAFEGGGVVSIHAGNYSEYEERTGGQQLKTNDMGKETSASKVSTGASVSSDATADAAPDAGKRTSSRDKLKFSYKEQREYEQIDSMIEAAESKLSRITTEMEAAFNDSVRLQELMAEQAAGEQELERLMERWTYLNELAEKIEQQG is encoded by the coding sequence ATGAACATAATGACTGTGGAATCACTCGCCAAAAGCTTTGGCGATAAAATATTGTTTGAAGACGCCTCGTTTGGCATGGACGACCGCGACAAGGTCGGCATTATCGGGGTGAACGGAACGGGTAAATCTACGTTTCTGAAAATTATCGCCGGATTGGAGCCGCCTGACAGCGGCAAAGTTGTGATCAACAACAGCGTCCGTGTCCGCTATCTGGCACAAAATCCGCCGTATGATCCCGAAGCGACTGTATTGCGTCAAGTGTTTGAGGGCGGCGGTGAAGAATTGCAGGCGGTTAGCGCCTATATGAATGTTATGGAGCAGTTGGAGCAGACACCGGAGGATGCAGGGCTGCAAAAACAGCTAGTACAGGTCAGCCATGATATGGATCGACTGGACGCATGGTCGCTGGAAAGCGAAGCGAAAAACGTATTGTCTAAGCTCGGTATTACCCGTTACGATGCACTCATGGGCACATTGTCCGGTGGTCAGCGTAAACGGGTCGCGCTCGCAACAGCGCTGATTCAGCCTGCCGAGCTGCTGATCTTGGACGAGCCGACGAACCATATCGACCACGATTCCGTGACATGGTTAGAGCAATATTTGCAAAGACGGCGTGGCGCCTTGCTGATGATTACGCATGATCGTTATTTTCTGGATCGTGTGGCTACGGTTATGCTGGAGCTGGATCAAGGTCGGTTATATCGATATGAAGCCAACTATAGCCGTTATCTGGAGCTAAAAGCAGAGCGGATGGAGCGCGAAGCTGCGACTGAGGATAAACGCCAAAACCTGCTGCGCCGTGAACTGGCATGGATTCGTCGTGGTGCGAAGGCGCGGACGACCAAGCAGAAGGCGAGAATCGACCGATTTGAACAATTGAAAAATGACGGTCCTACTCGTCGGAACGATCAGTTGGAAGTGTCGACCATCTCCTCGCGATTGGGCAAGCAGATTATCGAATTGGATCATGTATCACTCACATTGGGCGGTCGAGAACTCATTCATGATCTGACGTATCATGCGGTAGCGGGTGATCGGATCGGGATTGTCGGACCGAATGGTCGTGGTAAATCGACGCTGCTCAACCTGATTTCCGGCAAATTGCAGCCATCCAGTGGACAGATTATTACAGGTCAAACCGTCAAATTTGGCTATTTCACTCAAGAGCATCAGGAAATGGACGAAACAATGCGGGTAATCGAATACATCAAGGAAGCCGCCGAAGTCGTGAAAACATCGGACGGCAGCAGTATTACCGCTGCGCAGATGCTGGAACGCTTCCTGTTCACGCCATCTGCGCAATGGACACCGATTGCCAAGCTGTCTGGTGGAGAGAAGCGTCGCTTGTATCTGCTGCGTGTGCTGATGAGCGCACCGAATGTACTGCTGCTGGATGAGCCGACCAATGATCTGGATATTACGACGCTGACAGTACTGGAAGATTATTTGGAAGAATTCCCTGGCGTTGTGCTGGTCGTATCTCATGATCGCTACTTTTTGGATCGAACATGTGAGAAGATGTTTGCCTTTGAAGGTGGCGGTGTAGTTAGTATTCATGCGGGCAACTATAGCGAGTATGAAGAACGTACAGGCGGTCAGCAGCTGAAAACGAATGATATGGGCAAAGAAACCTCTGCCAGCAAAGTCTCCACTGGAGCATCAGTATCCAGCGATGCAACAGCCGACGCTGCGCCTGATGCTGGGAAACGAACCTCATCCCGCGATAAGCTCAAATTCAGCTACAAGGAACAGCGCGAATACGAGCAAATCGACAGTATGATCGAAGCTGCCGAAAGCAAGCTTAGCCGTATCACAACCGAGATGGAAGCAGCATTCAACGACTCGGTACGCTTGCAGGAACTGATGGCAGAGCAGGCGGCAGGTGAGCAGGAGCTAGAGCGTTTGATGGAACGCTGGACATATTTGAACGAGCTGGCGGAGAAGATTGAACAGCAGGGCTGA
- a CDS encoding M42 family metallopeptidase gives MSITMNREYTLSLLQQLLETPSPTGYTHHLLTTLHEEALKFGVQAEYNHKGGLILTLEGQDDSRTIALSGHVDTLGAMVRAVKPDGKIRMTMVGGFTMNSIENEYCVIHTRSGKTYTGTILSTSPSVHVYDNADTLKRTEDHMEVRIDEMVTSKEDVDQLGIQVGDYISFDARPVITDSGYIKSRHLDDKASVAAIFGLLESAHTHNWKPRHTVKLLISNYEEVGHGTAYIPGDIDEMIAVDMGCIGDDLSCKETDVSICVKDSSGPYDYEMTGKLAELARREQIPFALDVYPHYGSDASAALRGGNNIRAALIGPGVHASHSMERTHSDAVINTARLLGAYITE, from the coding sequence ATGTCCATTACCATGAACCGCGAATACACCCTTTCCCTACTTCAGCAGCTGCTGGAAACGCCTAGCCCGACTGGCTATACGCATCATCTGCTGACAACGCTGCATGAGGAAGCACTCAAATTCGGCGTACAGGCGGAATACAATCATAAAGGCGGGTTGATCCTAACGCTTGAAGGTCAAGATGATTCCCGTACGATTGCGTTAAGCGGTCATGTCGATACGCTAGGTGCAATGGTTCGTGCCGTTAAGCCTGATGGCAAAATCCGCATGACAATGGTCGGCGGCTTTACGATGAACAGTATTGAAAATGAATACTGCGTCATTCATACTCGCAGCGGCAAAACGTACACTGGCACCATCCTCTCCACCTCACCGTCGGTGCATGTATACGACAATGCCGACACGCTAAAGCGTACCGAGGATCATATGGAGGTACGCATTGATGAGATGGTTACATCCAAAGAAGATGTAGACCAGCTAGGGATTCAGGTCGGTGATTACATATCCTTTGACGCCCGTCCGGTGATTACAGATAGTGGATATATCAAATCCCGTCATTTGGATGACAAAGCGAGTGTTGCCGCTATATTCGGGCTGCTGGAATCGGCCCATACCCATAATTGGAAGCCGCGTCATACGGTGAAGCTGCTCATTTCCAATTATGAAGAGGTCGGTCATGGCACCGCGTATATTCCGGGCGATATTGACGAGATGATTGCGGTCGATATGGGTTGCATCGGTGATGATCTGTCCTGTAAGGAAACGGATGTATCGATCTGTGTCAAAGACAGCTCCGGTCCATACGATTATGAGATGACTGGCAAGCTGGCTGAATTGGCACGCCGCGAACAGATTCCATTTGCGCTGGATGTATATCCGCATTACGGTTCCGACGCATCGGCTGCACTGCGCGGTGGCAACAATATCCGCGCCGCTTTGATCGGTCCGGGCGTACATGCTTCGCACTCGATGGAGCGTACACATAGCGATGCTGTTATCAATACCGCACGTCTGCTGGGAGCTTATATTACCGAATAA
- a CDS encoding LapA family protein codes for MKFQWTLILGLIFAVVIAIFAVINVNPVQVNLMFNVVQLPLILLILGCTLAGGLIVGFYGIYRQYRLQRKVKQLEAQIAQLGETPVADSGPVGNVEFDDMYDRKEDPAVSSFSDRKL; via the coding sequence ATGAAATTTCAATGGACACTGATTCTGGGACTGATTTTTGCAGTTGTGATTGCCATCTTCGCCGTGATTAATGTGAATCCGGTGCAGGTCAATCTGATGTTTAATGTCGTACAGCTACCGCTGATTCTGCTTATTCTCGGCTGTACACTTGCAGGTGGCTTGATCGTAGGCTTTTATGGTATTTATCGCCAATACCGTTTACAGCGTAAAGTGAAGCAATTGGAAGCGCAAATTGCTCAACTGGGTGAAACGCCTGTAGCTGATAGCGGTCCAGTAGGCAATGTAGAGTTTGACGATATGTATGATCGCAAAGAAGATCCGGCAGTTTCGTCCTTTTCGGATCGTAAGCTGTAA
- the pepF gene encoding oligoendopeptidase F — protein sequence MQKVLKRSEVSPENCWNLNDLFADQQAWDRTHDEVKAKLPQGEQLKGKLNTASAVKQAFELEDEIGLQIERLYVYAHMHQDEDTANPTYQALTQKARKLSVDASQALSFITPEILSLSDDKLDELLESPELQAYRFSLQEMKREKAHILTEAEEALLAQVGNLSQAPQTIFGMLNNADMKFPNIIDEHGNEVELTHGGYIQFLESPHREVRERAFKAVYGTYARQKNTIAATLTANVNKNIFYSRVRKYPSVLEMSLYGDNIPTDVYTNLIDTIHESLPIMHRYMALRKKLLGVDELHMYDLFAPLVEEFKMDITYEEAKTIVAEGLQPLGEDYLNSLNKGYNESWIDVYENEGKRTGAYSWGAYGTHPYVLLNHKDNLNSMFTLAHEMGHALHSYYSDNALSYRDAQYTIFLAEVASTTNEALLMDYLLKKSTDPKEKMYLLTYYADQFRTTVFRQTMFAEFEMIVHARSEAGESLTPQDLSQIYYDLNAKYHGDGMTVDQDIEMEWARIPHFYNSFYVYKYATGFSAATSFSKQILEEGQPAVDRYLGFLKSGGSDYSINILAKAGVDMSTPQPIREAMSVFESLVSEMEQLAN from the coding sequence ATGCAAAAAGTACTCAAGCGCTCCGAAGTATCACCCGAAAACTGCTGGAACCTGAACGATCTGTTCGCTGACCAGCAAGCGTGGGATCGCACCCATGACGAAGTGAAAGCCAAACTGCCTCAGGGTGAGCAATTAAAAGGCAAGCTGAATACCGCTAGTGCGGTCAAGCAAGCGTTTGAATTGGAAGACGAAATTGGGCTGCAAATTGAGCGTCTCTATGTATATGCGCATATGCACCAGGATGAGGACACTGCGAATCCTACATACCAGGCATTGACTCAAAAAGCGAGAAAATTGAGCGTAGACGCCAGTCAGGCGCTTTCTTTTATTACACCAGAAATTCTGAGCCTGTCGGATGACAAGCTGGATGAATTACTGGAATCGCCGGAGTTGCAAGCATACCGGTTCAGTCTGCAAGAAATGAAGCGTGAAAAGGCGCATATTCTGACCGAAGCGGAAGAAGCATTGCTCGCTCAGGTCGGCAATCTGTCGCAGGCTCCGCAAACGATCTTCGGCATGCTGAACAATGCGGATATGAAATTCCCAAATATCATTGATGAGCATGGTAACGAGGTCGAGCTGACACACGGTGGTTATATTCAATTTCTGGAAAGCCCGCATCGTGAAGTGCGCGAGCGTGCCTTCAAAGCGGTATACGGTACGTATGCTCGTCAGAAAAATACCATTGCAGCAACATTGACTGCCAATGTGAACAAGAACATTTTCTATTCCCGTGTACGCAAGTATCCTTCTGTTCTGGAAATGTCCCTTTATGGCGATAATATCCCAACGGATGTATATACAAACCTGATCGATACCATCCACGAAAGTCTGCCGATTATGCACCGCTATATGGCGCTGCGCAAAAAGCTGCTCGGTGTGGATGAACTGCATATGTATGATCTGTTTGCGCCGCTGGTGGAAGAGTTCAAAATGGACATCACCTATGAAGAAGCGAAGACAATCGTAGCCGAAGGTTTGCAACCACTCGGCGAAGATTATCTGAATTCGCTCAACAAAGGCTACAACGAGAGCTGGATTGACGTTTACGAAAATGAGGGCAAACGTACTGGCGCTTACAGCTGGGGAGCTTATGGCACACATCCGTATGTGCTGCTCAACCACAAGGATAATCTGAACAGCATGTTTACACTGGCACACGAAATGGGTCATGCGCTGCACTCGTATTATTCCGACAATGCACTCTCCTATCGCGATGCGCAGTACACTATTTTCTTAGCAGAGGTCGCTTCTACTACCAACGAAGCGTTGCTAATGGATTATCTGCTCAAAAAGTCGACCGATCCGAAAGAAAAAATGTACCTGCTTACCTACTATGCCGATCAATTCCGTACGACTGTTTTCCGTCAAACGATGTTTGCCGAATTCGAGATGATCGTACATGCGCGTAGTGAAGCAGGCGAGTCACTGACACCGCAGGATCTGTCCCAAATTTATTATGATCTGAATGCCAAATACCACGGCGATGGGATGACCGTCGATCAGGATATTGAGATGGAATGGGCACGTATTCCCCATTTCTATAACAGCTTCTATGTGTACAAATACGCAACCGGCTTCTCCGCAGCAACCAGCTTCTCCAAGCAGATTTTGGAGGAAGGTCAACCAGCAGTCGACCGTTACCTCGGCTTCCTGAAAAGCGGTGGCAGCGACTATTCTATCAACATTTTGGCAAAAGCCGGTGTCGATATGTCTACGCCACAGCCGATTCGCGAAGCGATGAGTGTATTTGAAAGTCTGGTCAGCGAAATGGAGCAACTCGCCAACTGA